TGCACCAGCTTCTCGATGCGCTCGGCGGCGCGGTTGAAGCTGGCGGCCAGGGTGGCCACCTCGTCGCGCCCGCCCTCGGGCACGCGGTGGCCGAGCTGGCCGCTGCCGAACACCTCGACGCCGCGCTGCAGCGACTCCAGTCGCCGCGTCAGCCGCCGCACCACCGGCCAGGCGCTGGCGGCCACGGCCAGGAAAAGCACACCCAGCAGACCGAGCAGCACGCCGGCGTCGTCCAGCCAGCGCGGCGCATGCCAGTGCAACCGGGGCACGGGACCGTCGCCCTGGGCATCGGGCGGCGGTGCCCCGCCTGGGTCAGGTCGACCGAACTTGTCGGGCCGCAGACCCGGCGGCCCCACCCAGGGCGGCCCACGATCGGGCCGGGGCGGGCGGCCCACCCAGAGGCTGCGGCCATCCGCCAGGAGCACCCGCTGGACGCTGCCCGCACGCACCGGGCCGGGCCCGGGATACACCGCGTCAGCCCCCGAGGCAGGGCCTTCGGACGCCCGGCCCGCGGCCCGCTCCACCTGCGCGTACGACTCGGATGTGGCCAGGCGCTGCCCGTCGGCGGCGTCCAGGGCGAGTGGCAGGCGCAGCCGCTCGGACCAGTCCCGCAGTGAAGCGGCCTGCTGCTCGGGCGGCGCATCGGCCGGCGGCAGGCTGTTGCCCAGCAACTGGGCCCAGGCCGCGGTGCGCTCGCTGACGGCCGACTCGATGCGCCCGCGCTCGGAGTCGGTGTGCCGGCGCACCAGCACCCCGGCCACCAGCGCGAACACCAGCAGCACCGCCAGCATCGTCAGGTAGATGCGCAGGTAGAGGTGGCGCAGGGCCATGGCGTGCAGTTGGGGCGTGCAGTTGGGGCGTGCAGTTGGGGCGAATGCGCGGGGCAGCGCCGCTCAGGCCGCCTCGGCGTCCTGCTTGCGGGCGAAGACGTAGCCGGCACCGCGCACCGTCAGGATGCGGCGCGGCGACTTGGGATCCGCCTCGATCGAGGCGCGGATGCGCGAGACATGCACATCGATGCTGCGGTCGAAGGCCTCCATCGGATGGCCCTTGAGCGCATCCATGATCTGGTCGCGCGACATCACCCGCCCGGCGCCCTGCGCCAGCACCAGCAGGATG
The Sphaerotilus microaerophilus DNA segment above includes these coding regions:
- a CDS encoding sensor histidine kinase; translated protein: MALRHLYLRIYLTMLAVLLVFALVAGVLVRRHTDSERGRIESAVSERTAAWAQLLGNSLPPADAPPEQQAASLRDWSERLRLPLALDAADGQRLATSESYAQVERAAGRASEGPASGADAVYPGPGPVRAGSVQRVLLADGRSLWVGRPPRPDRGPPWVGPPGLRPDKFGRPDPGGAPPPDAQGDGPVPRLHWHAPRWLDDAGVLLGLLGVLFLAVAASAWPVVRRLTRRLESLQRGVEVFGSGQLGHRVPEGGRDEVATLAASFNRAAERIEKLVQANRSLLANASHELRSPLARLKMALAVLEGAAPARRDELRREIDRNIRELDTLVEEVLLASRLDASHRLQREPVDLLGLLAEESVRVDAEVEGEALTLLGDERLLRRALRNLLENARRYGGDEVLATLHAVPGGGVEVRVCDRGPGVPEAYRERVFEPFFRLPGHAEREGGVGLGLSLVRQIAEQHGGQVHCEAREGGGTCFRLSLPGPG